A single window of Syntrophus aciditrophicus SB DNA harbors:
- a CDS encoding cupin domain-containing protein produces MIVRNLNDPEVIATTYRAHGGGIARMVLTSQFMEGIEFLAYAFLPQGNTLEAHIDPVEEIYFILQGGGLMRVGDEENDVKAGDAVWIPAGDLHSLTNNTQEQTVVLVIAAYPR; encoded by the coding sequence ATGATCGTCAGAAATCTCAACGACCCCGAGGTAATCGCAACCACGTACCGCGCCCACGGCGGCGGCATCGCCCGCATGGTCCTGACCAGCCAGTTTATGGAAGGCATCGAATTCCTTGCTTATGCTTTTCTGCCGCAGGGGAATACGCTGGAGGCACATATCGATCCTGTTGAAGAAATCTACTTCATCCTGCAGGGTGGCGGCCTCATGAGAGTCGGAGATGAGGAAAATGACGTCAAGGCGGGTGACGCTGTCTGGATTCCGGCGGGTGATCTCCACAGCCTGACTAACAATACCCAGGAACAGACCGTTGTATTGGTCATTGCCGCTTATCCGCGGTGA